Proteins encoded within one genomic window of Streptomyces sp. NBC_01314:
- a CDS encoding Gfo/Idh/MocA family protein, with protein MRIGLLGTGPWAEMTYAPALSAHQELDFVGVWGRRPEAAKELAARHGGLPVYEDVDALFADVDAVAVALPPSVQAPLAVRAARAGCHLLLDKPLSTDVEQGRAVVAAVEEAGVASVVFFTGRFQTAIDAWITEHAADRGWFTARAEWFGSLFDEESDSPFAASPWRREKGGLWDVGPHALSVLLPVLGDVEKVAAAVRGPKDTVHLILLHTGGASSTVTLSLTAPPAASGATVELRGRAGTTVLPTSDEGPVPALVRAGDALLAAARSGRPHPCDAAFALRVTELLVAAEGQLTG; from the coding sequence ATGCGTATCGGACTGCTCGGAACAGGACCGTGGGCCGAGATGACCTACGCCCCCGCACTGAGCGCGCACCAGGAGCTGGACTTCGTGGGGGTGTGGGGCAGGCGGCCGGAGGCGGCCAAGGAACTCGCCGCCCGGCACGGCGGACTGCCCGTGTACGAGGACGTCGATGCCCTGTTCGCCGACGTGGACGCGGTGGCTGTGGCGCTGCCGCCCTCCGTCCAGGCACCGCTCGCGGTGCGTGCGGCCCGGGCCGGCTGCCATCTGCTGCTGGACAAACCGCTGTCGACGGACGTCGAGCAGGGGCGGGCCGTCGTCGCGGCGGTCGAGGAGGCCGGAGTGGCGTCGGTCGTCTTCTTCACCGGCCGTTTCCAGACCGCGATCGACGCGTGGATCACCGAACATGCCGCCGACCGGGGCTGGTTCACCGCCCGTGCGGAGTGGTTCGGATCGCTGTTCGACGAGGAGAGCGACAGCCCCTTCGCGGCCTCGCCGTGGCGGCGGGAGAAGGGCGGCCTGTGGGATGTGGGTCCGCACGCCCTGTCCGTCCTGCTGCCGGTCCTCGGGGACGTGGAGAAGGTGGCCGCCGCCGTGCGCGGGCCCAAGGACACCGTCCATCTCATTCTCCTGCACACCGGCGGGGCGTCCAGCACGGTCACCCTCAGCCTCACCGCCCCGCCCGCGGCCTCCGGCGCCACGGTCGAGCTGCGCGGCCGGGCCGGGACGACCGTACTGCCCACGTCCGACGAAGGTCCCGTTCCGGCTCTCGTACGGGCGGGGGACGCGCTGCTGGCGGCCGCCCGTAGTGGCCGTCCGCATCCGTGCGACGCCGCCTTCGCTCTGCGGGTGACGGAACTACTGGTGGCCGCGGAAGGGCAGTTGACCGGCTGA
- a CDS encoding alpha/beta fold hydrolase, whose product MPQLEVDGAALTYDDEGPRDGDGVPLVFVHGWTANRHRWDHQVAHFAGKRRVIRLDLRGHGESRGAGVRTIEELARDVLALLDHLEVERFVLVGHSMGGMISQTITLAHPERVERLVLVNSIGRMTYSRGRGLLMAASSRVPYKLFVAANIQRAFAPGYPREEIRAYIRASAATPREVVMTLYGAMRAFDVLDRLGEISTPTLLVHGYHDIQLPVSQMLRMAKACQDAEVRILDAGHELPVEKPAELTATLDRFLTGTRP is encoded by the coding sequence ATGCCGCAGCTCGAAGTCGACGGCGCCGCGCTGACGTACGACGACGAGGGCCCCCGCGACGGCGACGGCGTGCCCCTCGTGTTCGTCCACGGCTGGACCGCGAACCGGCACCGCTGGGACCACCAGGTGGCGCACTTCGCCGGGAAGCGGCGCGTGATCCGGCTCGACCTGCGTGGGCACGGCGAGAGCCGCGGCGCAGGAGTGCGCACGATCGAGGAGCTGGCGAGAGACGTGCTCGCCCTCCTCGATCACCTGGAGGTCGAGCGGTTCGTCCTCGTCGGCCACTCCATGGGCGGCATGATCTCCCAGACCATCACCCTCGCCCACCCCGAGCGGGTGGAGCGCCTGGTGCTGGTCAACTCCATCGGCCGTATGACCTACAGCCGCGGCCGTGGGCTGCTGATGGCGGCCTCCTCCCGCGTCCCCTACAAGCTGTTCGTGGCCGCCAACATCCAGCGGGCCTTCGCCCCCGGCTACCCCCGCGAGGAGATCCGCGCATACATCCGCGCCTCCGCGGCCACCCCGCGCGAGGTCGTCATGACCCTGTACGGCGCCATGCGCGCCTTCGACGTCCTCGACCGCCTCGGCGAGATCAGCACCCCCACCCTCCTCGTCCACGGCTACCACGACATCCAGCTCCCCGTCTCCCAGATGCTCCGCATGGCCAAGGCCTGCCAGGACGCCGAAGTGCGCATCCTGGACGCCGGTCATGAACTCCCCGTGGAGAAACCGGCGGAGCTGACCGCCACCCTCGACCGCTTCCTCACCGGCACCCGCCCCTGA